A single window of Bacteroidales bacterium DNA harbors:
- a CDS encoding nucleotidyltransferase: protein MNLIERNIDKIRDLCSKHKVKRLFVFGSVLTDRFKKDSDVDLVVDFQGVDLYEYADNYFDLKESLEKLFKREVDLLEEKAIKNPYLRQSIDSSKQLIY from the coding sequence ATGAACCTGATTGAACGAAATATTGACAAGATTCGTGACTTGTGTTCAAAGCACAAGGTTAAACGGTTATTCGTATTTGGTTCAGTACTGACCGATAGATTCAAAAAGGATAGTGATGTTGACTTAGTTGTAGATTTTCAGGGCGTAGATCTTTATGAATATGCTGACAACTATTTTGACTTAAAAGAATCACTAGAAAAACTTTTTAAACGTGAGGTGGATTTATTGGAGGAAAAAGCAATAAAGAATCCGTACCTACGACAATCCATTGATTCATCAAAGCAACTCATTTACTGA
- a CDS encoding GxxExxY protein: protein MPQNHEDTKLHQKKYTPIPDELDIMGKKIVDAAYTVHKNLGPGLLEKVYEICFCHELAKRGLKCLRQIDIPIVYDGITFNEGLRLDVLVEDRIICEIKAVDLVNPVWEAQVLSHMKLTDKRLGYLINFNVVNIGQGIKRFVL from the coding sequence ATGCCACAAAATCACGAAGACACCAAATTACACCAAAAAAAGTACACGCCCATTCCTGATGAACTAGATATTATGGGTAAGAAAATAGTTGATGCTGCTTATACGGTTCATAAGAATTTAGGTCCAGGCTTGCTTGAGAAGGTATATGAAATTTGTTTCTGCCACGAGCTAGCCAAAAGAGGGTTAAAGTGCCTTCGCCAAATTGATATTCCCATTGTTTATGATGGAATCACCTTTAACGAAGGGTTAAGATTAGATGTTCTGGTTGAGGACAGAATAATCTGTGAAATTAAGGCGGTAGATTTAGTAAATCCTGTTTGGGAAGCCCAAGTATTAAGCCACATGAAATTAACAGATAAACGTTTGGGTTACTTAATCAACTTTAATGTTGTTAATATCGGGCAAGGAATAAAACGTTTTGTGTTATAG
- a CDS encoding triose-phosphate isomerase: MRKRIVAGNWKMNTTLAEGMELTKSVIEKSITVPKTIELVLIPPFTSINEITKLTKGTAVKVGAQNCAEWVKGAYTGEVSATMISSIGATYVVIGHSERREFFNEDNKMLYRKIKQALENRLIPIYCCGEKLNERESNKYFEVVEKQVSESLFELTKEQMMQVVIAYEPVWAIGTGKNATSQQAQDMHAFIRTTIAKKFGKEVADSISILYGGSCKPSNAEEIFARPDVDGGLIGGASLVADDFIAIACSF, translated from the coding sequence GTTAACTAAAAGTGTAATTGAAAAATCGATTACTGTTCCAAAAACTATTGAACTTGTTTTAATTCCCCCTTTTACAAGTATCAACGAGATTACAAAACTCACCAAGGGTACTGCTGTTAAAGTTGGAGCACAGAATTGCGCAGAATGGGTAAAAGGAGCTTACACGGGTGAAGTTTCTGCAACAATGATCTCATCAATTGGTGCAACCTATGTTGTTATAGGACATTCTGAAAGAAGAGAGTTCTTTAACGAGGATAATAAAATGCTTTACCGAAAAATAAAGCAAGCATTGGAGAACCGCTTAATTCCTATTTACTGCTGCGGTGAGAAGCTGAATGAACGCGAATCCAACAAATACTTTGAGGTTGTTGAGAAACAGGTAAGCGAATCGCTATTTGAACTTACCAAAGAACAAATGATGCAGGTTGTAATTGCCTACGAACCAGTTTGGGCAATTGGTACTGGGAAAAATGCTACCTCGCAGCAGGCACAAGATATGCATGCATTCATTCGTACTACAATAGCCAAGAAATTTGGCAAAGAGGTTGCCGATAGCATCAGCATACTTTACGGCGGAAGCTGCAAGCCATCCAATGCCGAGGAGATATTTGCAAGACCTGATGTTGATGGTGGTTTAATTGGCGGAGCATCACTAGTTGCCGATGATTTTATTGCTATTGCCTGCTCGTTTTAG
- a CDS encoding dihydrofolate reductase, whose protein sequence is MRSLVYFMHASLDGFVAGLNGELNWVTVDDEIFDFVTTLTDQADTALYGRVTYQMMEAYWPTVGEQPNASRHDKEHSIWYKNVSKVVLSKTISEAGLLNTKVISDNLAENIKELKQQSGKNILIFGSPRASHSLLNAGLVDEFWIFVNPILLGEGIALFKNVPESIKLKLLDFKTFASGVVALHYGKE, encoded by the coding sequence ATGAGAAGCTTAGTATATTTTATGCACGCATCACTCGATGGTTTTGTTGCTGGATTGAATGGTGAACTGAACTGGGTAACTGTTGATGATGAAATATTTGATTTTGTTACAACGTTGACAGACCAAGCAGATACGGCGTTATATGGTCGGGTTACATATCAAATGATGGAAGCATACTGGCCAACAGTAGGTGAACAGCCTAATGCAAGTAGACATGATAAGGAGCATTCAATTTGGTATAAGAATGTTTCAAAGGTTGTTCTATCAAAAACAATTAGCGAGGCGGGATTATTGAATACAAAGGTTATAAGTGATAATCTTGCAGAGAATATAAAGGAATTAAAGCAACAGTCGGGTAAAAATATATTGATTTTTGGTAGTCCAAGAGCGTCTCATTCACTTTTAAATGCTGGATTAGTAGATGAGTTTTGGATTTTTGTAAATCCAATTCTATTAGGAGAGGGTATTGCGTTATTTAAAAATGTACCGGAATCAATCAAACTAAAACTTTTGGATTTTAAAACATTTGCCTCTGGTGTGGTTGCGCTTCATTATGGAAAAGAGTAG